A window of the Vicingus serpentipes genome harbors these coding sequences:
- a CDS encoding DUF4837 family protein: MARIIQILILIVSVSLFSCEEIAEMNETVLPRASGKSGEMIIVSDSVYFNNKTGDAIKETFTQTQEGLPQQEPLFNIIHLPHRSFAQIFKTNRNIVIVDIKPEYKNKLAINTDVWSKDQLIVSIEAPNDSIAAETIRKNSTALLDYFNSKENERLQLKYSQNKPNPVSKQIKTQFHFDLKIDDLYRVAKRTDDFLWIRKEKLVGEHPVSQGLIIYTYPYVSDSTFEVANLVEKRNEFTKNVQGTSEGTFMQSYVEFIPKEREINLDGMYAKELRGLWHVKGDFMGGPFINYTFVDEKRNQVITIDGYVYCPRFDKREYLRELEAYILSIKLN, encoded by the coding sequence TTGGCTAGAATAATACAAATACTCATACTAATTGTTTCAGTTTCTCTTTTTTCATGTGAAGAAATAGCCGAAATGAATGAAACTGTTTTACCAAGAGCTTCAGGTAAATCAGGAGAAATGATAATTGTTTCTGATTCTGTTTACTTCAATAACAAAACAGGGGATGCAATAAAAGAAACTTTTACTCAAACACAAGAGGGTTTGCCACAACAAGAACCTCTTTTTAATATAATACATTTGCCTCATCGCTCTTTTGCTCAAATATTTAAAACAAATAGAAATATCGTTATTGTAGATATAAAACCAGAGTATAAAAATAAATTAGCTATAAATACAGATGTTTGGTCAAAAGATCAATTAATTGTTTCTATAGAAGCACCAAATGATAGTATAGCAGCTGAAACAATTCGTAAAAATAGTACTGCACTATTAGATTACTTTAACAGTAAAGAAAACGAAAGGCTTCAGTTAAAGTATAGTCAAAACAAACCTAATCCAGTTTCAAAACAAATTAAAACACAATTTCATTTCGATTTAAAAATTGATGATTTATATCGAGTTGCTAAGCGTACAGATGATTTTTTATGGATAAGAAAGGAGAAATTGGTTGGGGAGCATCCAGTTAGTCAGGGCTTAATTATTTATACTTACCCTTATGTTAGTGACTCAACTTTTGAGGTTGCTAATTTGGTAGAGAAAAGGAATGAATTCACAAAAAATGTACAAGGAACATCAGAAGGGACTTTTATGCAAAGCTATGTTGAGTTTATTCCAAAAGAAAGAGAGATTAATTTAGATGGGATGTACGCAAAAGAATTGCGTGGTTTATGGCATGTAAAAGGAGATTTTATGGGTGGTCCATTTATTAATTACACGTTTGTAGATGAAAAACGCAATCAAGTAATTACAATCGATGGATATGTTTATTGCCCAAGATTTGATAAGCGAGAATACCTAAGAGAATTAGAAGCTTATATTTTATCAATAAAATTAAATTAA
- a CDS encoding lytic transglycosylase domain-containing protein, giving the protein MKFNILITFLFFSFLLSAQSDSLINERLQNQEFELQDDDPVLVMIDSITVSGYFETLGLHDHFEKSNIYDYAIDSVPEFDSLTYATRFAKLNANSPFSLVYNSYIKGYVNLYAKRRKKTTAKMLGLAPVYFPIFEENLDKYNLPLELKYLAIVESALNPKAKSRVGATGLWQFMYQTGKMYGLEVTSYYDERSDVYKSTDAACQYLKKLHSMYDDWDLALAAYNCGPGNVNKAIRRSGGKTSYWEIRNFLPRETRGYVPAFIAVNYVMNYAAEHNISPVKPDISCFKVDTVGVKEHLSFAQLSETLEIPMEYLEYLNPTYKNKFIPATDGAMTLCLPYDKMGDFLTNEQEIYAHKTAQDIKDSIAVAQNKFVEPTPGNAIVYRVKSGDVLGKIAAKYHCRVSQIKDWNNLHSDRLNIGQKLYIYAKPSYAAQNKKKAEVDAEKKSPNTISDNKYVYYTIKEGDNLWDIANKYDGVSIDQIMQLNQDVDTKNLKLGTKIKIKPVG; this is encoded by the coding sequence ATGAAATTTAATATCTTAATCACGTTCTTATTTTTTTCTTTTTTACTGTCTGCACAATCAGATAGCTTAATTAATGAGAGGTTACAAAATCAAGAATTTGAGCTGCAAGATGACGACCCTGTTTTAGTAATGATTGACAGTATTACTGTTTCGGGTTATTTTGAAACATTGGGTTTACACGATCATTTTGAAAAATCTAATATTTACGATTATGCTATCGATTCAGTTCCTGAATTTGATAGTTTAACCTACGCTACTCGATTTGCAAAATTAAATGCAAATTCACCGTTTAGTTTAGTTTATAACTCTTATATAAAGGGTTATGTTAATTTATATGCAAAACGAAGAAAAAAAACTACCGCTAAAATGTTGGGATTAGCACCTGTTTATTTTCCCATATTTGAAGAAAACCTAGACAAATACAATTTGCCACTAGAGTTGAAATATTTAGCTATTGTAGAATCTGCATTAAATCCTAAAGCAAAATCTAGAGTTGGAGCAACAGGTTTATGGCAGTTTATGTATCAAACAGGAAAAATGTATGGATTGGAAGTTACCTCTTATTATGATGAAAGAAGCGACGTTTATAAATCTACCGACGCAGCCTGTCAGTATTTAAAGAAGCTACACAGTATGTACGATGATTGGGATTTAGCTTTAGCAGCTTATAATTGTGGTCCAGGTAATGTAAATAAAGCAATTAGAAGGTCAGGTGGAAAAACATCATATTGGGAAATAAGAAATTTTTTACCAAGAGAAACAAGAGGCTATGTTCCTGCTTTTATTGCTGTAAATTATGTGATGAATTATGCTGCCGAGCATAATATTAGCCCTGTTAAACCAGATATTAGTTGTTTTAAAGTTGATACGGTTGGGGTTAAAGAACATTTGTCTTTTGCTCAACTTTCTGAAACACTCGAAATTCCAATGGAGTATTTGGAGTATTTGAACCCTACTTATAAAAACAAATTTATACCCGCAACAGATGGGGCTATGACATTGTGTTTGCCTTATGATAAGATGGGTGATTTTTTGACGAATGAACAAGAAATTTATGCTCATAAAACAGCACAAGATATTAAAGATAGTATTGCTGTTGCTCAAAATAAGTTTGTTGAGCCAACTCCAGGAAATGCTATTGTTTATCGAGTAAAAAGCGGGGATGTACTAGGGAAAATTGCAGCAAAATATCATTGTAGAGTCAGCCAAATTAAGGATTGGAATAACTTACATAGTGATAGACTTAATATTGGTCAGAAATTATACATCTACGCTAAGCCAAGTTATGCTGCTCAAAATAAAAAGAAAGCCGAAGTTGATGCCGAAAAAAAATCACCTAACACAATTTCTGATAATAAATACGTTTATTATACAATAAAAGAGGGTGATAATTTGTGGGATATTGCAAATAAATATGATGGAGTTAGTATCGATCAAATTATGCAACTCAATCAAGATGTTGATACAAAGAATTTAAAATTAGGAACTAAAATTAAAATAAAACCAGTTGGCTAG
- a CDS encoding twin-arginine translocase TatA/TatE family subunit, with the protein MNTVLLGMFGTQEIIIIAIVVILLFGAKKIPQLMRGMGSGIKEFKDGMKEGEEAADTKEQDKIK; encoded by the coding sequence ATGAATACAGTATTATTGGGAATGTTCGGAACACAAGAAATTATAATTATCGCTATAGTTGTAATTTTGTTATTTGGTGCAAAAAAAATACCTCAATTAATGAGAGGAATGGGTTCTGGTATTAAAGAGTTTAAAGACGGAATGAAAGAGGGTGAAGAAGCTGCCGATACTAAAGAACAAGATAAAATTAAATAG
- a CDS encoding CPBP family intramembrane glutamic endopeptidase, whose product MTSNSSVFNQPSMQLFLIVALCLVSALIFSLMGGLAVILFYGFDISSFYDYSNPNTIEGLKLFQLLSSIGLFIVPPIVYALITSKSILPALNLNQVSKPINWVLVLFIMVVASPIMAWVVEVNAQMSLPSFMSSIEDWMKQSEASAEVLTKAFISFNGLASLFYILLIVAVVPAIGEELLFRGVIQKIFTNWTNNHHIAIWVTAILFSALHMQFYGFLPRMLLGVFFGYLLVWTGSLWLPILGHFINNGSVVVLSYFYPELMENTELNVFNEDGKTWLPTIISFILVAVGIFLFKKLNTQKIETGN is encoded by the coding sequence ATGACATCTAATTCGAGTGTTTTTAATCAACCTTCAATGCAATTGTTTTTAATTGTTGCGTTGTGTTTAGTTTCGGCACTTATTTTTTCTTTGATGGGAGGGTTGGCTGTTATTTTATTTTATGGGTTTGATATAAGTAGTTTTTACGATTATTCAAATCCAAATACAATTGAAGGATTAAAACTATTCCAACTTTTAAGCTCTATTGGATTATTTATTGTACCTCCGATTGTTTATGCTTTAATTACATCTAAATCAATATTACCAGCATTAAATTTAAATCAGGTTTCAAAACCAATAAATTGGGTGTTGGTTTTGTTTATTATGGTAGTTGCTTCACCAATAATGGCTTGGGTGGTTGAGGTCAACGCTCAAATGTCTTTACCTAGTTTTATGTCATCTATTGAAGATTGGATGAAACAAAGCGAGGCTAGTGCAGAAGTGCTTACTAAAGCATTTATTAGTTTTAATGGCTTAGCTAGTTTATTTTATATCTTATTAATTGTGGCAGTTGTACCTGCAATTGGAGAAGAGTTATTGTTTAGAGGGGTTATTCAAAAAATATTTACAAACTGGACAAACAATCATCATATTGCGATATGGGTAACAGCTATTTTATTTAGTGCATTACACATGCAGTTTTATGGGTTTTTACCACGTATGCTGTTGGGTGTTTTTTTTGGATACTTATTGGTTTGGACTGGCTCATTATGGTTGCCAATATTAGGTCACTTTATTAATAATGGGAGTGTTGTTGTTTTAAGTTATTTTTATCCCGAGCTAATGGAAAATACAGAACTGAATGTATTTAATGAAGATGGTAAAACATGGTTGCCAACCATAATAAGTTTTATTTTAGTCGCTGTTGGAATTTTTCTTTTTAAGAAGCTTAATACACAAAAAATAGAAACAGGCAATTAA
- the dusB gene encoding tRNA dihydrouridine synthase DusB — translation MVKIGNIELGEFPLLLAPMEDVSDPPFRALCKKHGADLMYTEFISSEGLIRDAAKSVKKLDIFEYERPVGIQIFGNNIESMKEATEITAQANPDIIDINYGCPVKKVACKGAGSGILQDIPKMVRMTAEIVKSTDLPVTVKTRLGWDENTKYIVEVAERLQDVGIKAISIHGRTRKQMYKGEADWSLIADVKNNPRMHIPVFGNGDVTTPEKAKENKERFGVDGIMIGRASIGYPWIFNEMKHFLKTGEHLAPPSLQDKFDAAKEHLMMSVEWKGEKLGVLEMRRHYTNYFKGISHFKDHRMKLVTSDHLEDLLKAFDEIEDKFI, via the coding sequence ATGGTAAAGATAGGAAATATAGAATTAGGTGAGTTCCCTTTGTTACTTGCTCCTATGGAAGACGTAAGCGATCCTCCATTTAGAGCTTTATGCAAAAAGCATGGAGCTGATTTAATGTATACCGAGTTTATTTCTTCTGAAGGGTTAATCCGCGATGCTGCTAAAAGTGTTAAAAAACTCGATATTTTTGAATACGAGCGACCAGTAGGAATACAAATTTTTGGAAACAACATTGAGTCGATGAAAGAAGCTACAGAAATTACTGCTCAAGCTAACCCTGATATAATTGATATAAATTACGGTTGCCCAGTAAAAAAAGTAGCTTGTAAGGGTGCTGGATCAGGTATTTTACAAGATATTCCAAAAATGGTAAGGATGACTGCCGAAATTGTAAAGTCAACTGATTTGCCCGTTACCGTAAAAACAAGATTAGGCTGGGATGAAAACACCAAATATATTGTTGAAGTTGCTGAACGCTTACAAGATGTTGGAATAAAAGCCATATCTATTCATGGAAGAACTCGTAAACAAATGTATAAAGGTGAAGCTGATTGGAGTTTAATTGCCGATGTAAAAAACAATCCAAGAATGCATATTCCTGTTTTTGGAAATGGAGATGTAACAACCCCTGAAAAAGCAAAAGAAAATAAAGAGCGATTTGGAGTTGATGGAATAATGATTGGTCGAGCGAGCATTGGATATCCATGGATTTTTAATGAAATGAAACATTTTTTAAAAACTGGTGAACATCTAGCTCCTCCATCTTTACAGGATAAATTTGACGCTGCTAAGGAGCACCTTATGATGTCAGTTGAATGGAAAGGAGAAAAACTAGGAGTTTTAGAAATGAGAAGACATTATACCAATTACTTTAAAGGTATTTCTCACTTTAAAGACCATAGAATGAAATTAGTTACTTCCGACCATCTTGAAGATTTACTAAAAGCTTTTGATGAGATAGAAGATAAGTTTATTTAA
- a CDS encoding purine-nucleoside phosphorylase: MIAKINEAVNYIKSQGVDLPEVGIVLGTGLGGLVSEIDVKYELDYGKIPHFPVSTVESHHGKLIFGTVKGKNVVAMQGRFHYYEGYSMEQITFPIRVMKFLGVKNLLISNAAGAVKLNYKKSTLMLITDHINMFPANPLIGKNYEDLGPRFPDMSEPYSHKLSNELRAIAKEKGILLNEGVYVPVTGPNLETRAEYRMIAKLGGDAVGMSTVPEVIVSNHMGLPCCAISVLTDECDPENLAPVALSEILAAAAVAEPQLTALYVELIGRL, encoded by the coding sequence ATGATAGCAAAAATTAATGAAGCGGTAAATTATATAAAATCCCAAGGAGTAGATTTGCCAGAAGTAGGAATTGTATTAGGAACAGGATTAGGAGGGTTAGTCTCTGAAATAGATGTGAAATATGAATTGGATTATGGAAAAATTCCTCATTTCCCAGTTTCTACAGTAGAATCTCATCATGGAAAATTAATTTTTGGAACCGTAAAAGGGAAAAATGTAGTGGCAATGCAAGGTCGTTTTCATTATTATGAAGGCTATAGTATGGAGCAGATTACTTTTCCTATTCGTGTAATGAAATTTTTAGGTGTTAAAAATTTATTGATTTCTAACGCTGCTGGAGCAGTTAAACTAAACTACAAAAAAAGCACGCTGATGTTGATTACTGATCATATTAATATGTTCCCTGCAAACCCATTAATTGGTAAAAATTATGAAGATTTAGGGCCAAGATTTCCAGATATGAGTGAGCCTTATTCTCATAAATTAAGTAATGAGTTAAGAGCAATTGCTAAAGAAAAAGGAATATTACTGAATGAAGGAGTTTATGTGCCAGTAACAGGTCCAAATTTAGAAACGCGAGCAGAATACAGAATGATAGCAAAACTAGGTGGAGATGCTGTAGGAATGAGTACTGTGCCAGAAGTTATTGTGTCTAACCATATGGGATTACCGTGTTGTGCAATTTCTGTTTTAACAGATGAATGTGATCCAGAAAATTTAGCACCTGTAGCACTATCTGAAATTTTAGCTGCAGCTGCAGTTGCAGAACCTCAATTAACTGCATTGTATGTTGAATTAATAGGAAGATTATAA
- a CDS encoding LuxE/PaaK family acyltransferase: protein MSLIKQIFKIQSDEEFTQIALQVFHLQYNENKIYRKFCDLLNIKTTEITSIEKIPFLPIELFKTDQVITGEFNPAQTFLSSGTTGQNQSKHLVKDLKVYEESFVKGFNQFYGEISDYCFLALLPSYMEREGSSLIYMTEYLVKHSKNSLSGFYLDEYDKLIQTIQQLKKTNQKIILLGVSFALLDFAEKHQVDLSDVIIMETGGMKGRRKELTRAELHQIYKDSFNVTAIHSEYGMTELLSQAYSFREGVYQSPKWMKILIRDINDPFTFLPTEKTGGVNVIDLANIDSCAFISTQDLGKKNNDNTFEILGRFDNSDLRGCNLLIS from the coding sequence ATGAGCCTGATTAAACAAATATTTAAAATTCAATCAGACGAGGAGTTTACACAAATAGCGCTCCAAGTATTTCATTTACAGTATAATGAAAATAAAATTTACCGTAAATTTTGTGATTTATTAAACATTAAAACAACTGAAATTACGAGCATTGAAAAGATTCCATTTTTACCTATCGAATTATTTAAAACCGATCAAGTTATTACTGGTGAATTTAATCCTGCACAAACATTTTTAAGTAGTGGCACAACTGGTCAAAACCAGAGTAAACATTTGGTTAAAGATTTAAAAGTATATGAAGAGAGTTTTGTGAAAGGGTTTAATCAATTTTATGGAGAGATATCAGATTATTGTTTTTTAGCATTATTACCATCATATATGGAAAGAGAAGGCTCTTCTCTAATTTATATGACTGAATATTTGGTCAAGCATTCCAAAAATTCTTTAAGTGGATTTTATTTGGATGAATATGATAAATTAATTCAAACTATACAGCAACTAAAGAAAACGAACCAAAAAATAATTTTATTGGGAGTTTCTTTTGCATTATTAGATTTTGCTGAAAAACATCAAGTTGACTTATCTGATGTTATAATTATGGAAACGGGTGGTATGAAAGGAAGGCGGAAAGAATTAACTCGAGCAGAATTGCATCAGATATACAAGGATAGCTTTAATGTTACAGCTATTCATTCTGAGTATGGGATGACAGAATTATTATCTCAAGCATATTCTTTTAGAGAAGGTGTTTATCAATCACCAAAATGGATGAAGATATTGATAAGAGATATTAACGATCCATTTACATTTTTACCCACTGAAAAAACTGGAGGAGTAAACGTTATAGATCTTGCAAATATTGATTCTTGTGCTTTTATTTCTACACAAGATTTAGGTAAAAAAAATAACGATAATACCTTTGAAATTTTGGGTAGATTTGACAACAGCGATTTACGAGGTTGTAATTTGTTAATCAGCTAA